A window of Cellulosimicrobium protaetiae genomic DNA:
GATCGCCGAGCCCATGCCGATCTGGAGCTGGCCGATCGAGGTCCGGTACGCGAGCAGCGAGAGCACCTCGGTCCCGTTGGCGCCGTTCGTCATGATGAAGACGTTGTCGAAGATGCGGAACGCGTCGAGGGCACGGAACAGGACGGCGACCATGATCGCGGCCTTCATGTTCGGGACGATGACGCGCGTGAAGCGCTGCCAGGCCGTCGCGCCGTCGACCTTCGCGGCCTCCTCGAGGTCGCCGGGCACCTGCGCGAGGCCGGCGAGGAGCAGGAGCGAGATGAACGGGGTCGTCTTCCAGACCTCGGACGCGATGATGACGAACAGGCTCGTGCCCTGCTGGGCGAACCAGTTGAGGTCGGGGCCGATGCCGGGGACCCAGTCGAACCAGTGGTTGACATACCCGGACGTGATGTCGAACGCGTAGAACCACGCGAACGCCGAGACGACCGTGATGATCCCGTACGGCACGAGGATCGCCGTACGCAGGAGCCCGCGCAGGCGCTTGATCGCGCGGTGCATGACGAGCGCGAGCGCGAAGCCGAGGACGAGCTCGATGGCGACGGTGATGACGGTGATGAGCAGGGTGACCCACAGGGCCTTCCACCACACCGGGTCCGAGAGGATCACGAGGTAGTTGTTGAGCCCCACGAACGCCCGGTCGTCCGGGGCGGTGAGCTTGTAGTTGAAGAGCGAGTCGTAGACCGCCTGGAGGATCGGGTAGAGCGTCACGGCGAGCATGACGACGAACGCCGGCCCGGCGAGGTACCAGCCGAGGCGCGCCTCGGCGCGGGCGCGGTCGCTGCGCGCGGCCTTCGCGGCGGCGTCGGGCGCGCCGCGCGGGTCGGTGCCCGTCCCGGCGCGGGACTCGGCGCGGGTCGTGGCCCCGCGGCGGGTGGGCGCGTCCTCGGAGGCGGTCGGGGGCGCGGCGTGCCGGCCACGCGGCGCGGGCTCGGCGGGGGGTCCGGCGTTCACAGGAGTCGCTCCCCTCGCAGGACGGCGGTGATGAAGTCGGTGGACTGCTGCGGCGTCGTGTCGGGGTCGACGTCGGCGGGCGGGTACCAGGTCTGCTGGAGGCCGGTGGAGACCTCGTTGTAGAACGGGGTCTGCGGCCGCGGGGCCGCCTGGTCGAGCGAGTCGCGGATGACGTCGTACATCGGGAACGCCTCCTGGACGTCCGGGTCCTCGTACGCCTGGGTGCTCGCCGCCGGGTTCCCGTTGGTCACGAAGTACTCGGCCTGGTTCTCGGGGCTGACGATGCACTGCGCCGCCTCGTACGCGAGGTCGGTGTGCTTGCCGAACGCGCCGATGCCGAGCGAGATGCCGCCGTAGGGCGGGCGCGCGTCCTCGCCCTCGGTCGTCTGCGGGTAGAGCGCCCAGCCGATGTCGTCGAGCAAGGACTGGTCGAGCGACCCCGCGTCGACGGCGCCCTGGGTGGAGGACCAGACGAACGGCCAGTTGACCATGAACGAGCCGCGGTCGCCCTGGAACTTGGTGAGGGACGCGGGCTCGTCCTCGCTCGGGAGTCCCGGGCCGCCGACGCCGGACGTCCCGATCTCGCCGATGATGGTCGCGGCCGCCTTGCCCGCGTCGGTGTCGAGGCCGAGCTCCACCTCGTCCGCCGGCGCCTCCGGGTTCTCGAGGATGTGCCCGCCCGCGCCCTCGACGAGCGCGTTGATCCACACCGTGAGCGACTCGGCCTTGGCGCCCTGGACGGCGAGGAGCTTGTCCTGGTCCTGCGCGGCCTGCATGATCTGGTCCCACGTGACCGGCTGTGTCATGTCGAGCCCTGCGGCCTCGGCGACCGACTTGCGGTACCAGAGGAGCTGCGTGTTGGCCCAGAACGGGATGGCGACCAGCTCGTCCTTCCACGTCGACGCGTCGATCGCACCCTGCACGACGTCCTGCGTCGTCGCGTCGGCGACGTCGTCGGGCACCGGGGCGAGGAAGTCGGCCTCCGCGAACTCGGCGATGAACACCGGGTCGAGGCTCATGATGTCGATCGAGGAGTCCTTCGCCGCGAGGCGGCGGGCGAGCTGTTCGCGCTGCGACGCGGCGTCGCGCGGCAGGAGCTCGGTCTGGATCCGGTACGCGCCGTCCGCAGCCTCCGTGCACGACGCGGCGATGTCGGCCTGGCCCCCGTTGTCCGGGTTGATGTACCACGTGAGCTCCGGCGTCCCGTCGTCGCCGGGCCCGCACGCGGCGAGCGGCGCCACGAGCCCCACGGCGACCAGGACGGCGAGCGCTCGGGTGCGTCGGCGCACGTCGGCTCCCCTCGGTCGCGGCTCCCCGTCTCCGGGCGTGTCACCCTCCATGGCTACACCCCTCGGGCCCGGCCCGCCATGCGAACGGGCACGTCGCCGCCCTCTCGCGGTGCGCGATGATGGAGGACATGACCTCTTCCGCTCCCGCCTCTCCCTCCCGTACGCTCACCCCCGCCGAGGCGTGGGCGACGCTGCGCGAGGGCAACGACCGCTTCGTCGCCGACGCCCTCCTGCATCCGTCGCAGGGTGCCGACCGTCGCCGGGAGACGTCCGCCGCGCAGCACCCGCACACGGTCCTGTTCGGCTGCTCCGACTCGCGCGTCGCGGCCGAGATCATCTTCGACCAGGGTCTGGGCGACATGTTCGTCGTCCGGACCGCGGGGCACGTCGTGGACACCACGGTGATCGGCTCGATCGAGTACGGGGTGGACGTCCTGTCGGCCCCGCTCGTCGTCGTCCTCGGGCACGACTCGTGCGGCGCCGTGGGCGCCGCGGTGGAGACGCTGACGACCGGTGCCCAGGCGGACGGGTTCGTCCGGGCGGTCGTCGACCGGGTCATCCCGTCGATCGCGAAGATCACGGGGGCGGGGAACGGCTCGCTGGAGAACCTCGATCCCGCGGTGCTGCGTCGCGAGCACGTCCGCAACACCGTCGACATGCTGCGCTCGTACTCCGTCGGGCTGGCCACGGCCGTCGCCGAGGGGCGCTGCGCCATCGTCGGTGTCGAGTACGACTTCGCCGAGGGGCGGGCGCACCTGGTCGAGGTCGTGGGCGACGTCGGCGAGGCGCCCGTCGCCGACGCCTGAGGCGCGAGCGACGCACCCGGGCGGGACACCTTCTGCGCCCCGCGTGACCTGGGTCACGCGGGTTGCGGGAGGCCGTGCGCGGTGCGGCAGGATGGCCCCATGACTGCATCTCCCGAGGCTTCCGGCGCCGCCGCCGGCGAGGCCGCACCGACGACCGAGTACCGCATCGAGCACGACACCATGGGCGAGGTGCGCGTCCCCGCGCAGGCGCTCTACCGCGCGCAGACGCAGCGCGCGGTCGAGAACTTCCCGATCTCCGGCACCCCGCTCGAGCGCGGCCACATCGAGGCCCTCGCGCGCGTGAAGAAGGCCGCGGCCCGGGCGAACGCCGAGCTCGGCGTGCTCGACGAGGACGTCGCCACCGCGATCGTCGCCGCGGCCGACGAGGTCGCGTCGGGCGCGCACGACGCGCACTTCCCGGTGGACGTCTACCAGACGGGGTCCGGGACGTCGTCGAACATGAACACGAACGAGGTCCTCGCGACGCTCGCCACGCGCTCGCTCGGGCGCGACGTGCACCCGAACGACCACGTCAACGCCTCGCAGTCGTCCAACGACGTCTTCCCCACGTCGGTGCACGTCGCCGCGACCGCGGGCGTCGTCCGCGACCTCGTGCCCGCGCTCGGCCACCTCGCCGAGGCGCTCGAGGCGAAGT
This region includes:
- a CDS encoding sugar ABC transporter substrate-binding protein, which produces MRRRTRALAVLVAVGLVAPLAACGPGDDGTPELTWYINPDNGGQADIAASCTEAADGAYRIQTELLPRDAASQREQLARRLAAKDSSIDIMSLDPVFIAEFAEADFLAPVPDDVADATTQDVVQGAIDASTWKDELVAIPFWANTQLLWYRKSVAEAAGLDMTQPVTWDQIMQAAQDQDKLLAVQGAKAESLTVWINALVEGAGGHILENPEAPADEVELGLDTDAGKAAATIIGEIGTSGVGGPGLPSEDEPASLTKFQGDRGSFMVNWPFVWSSTQGAVDAGSLDQSLLDDIGWALYPQTTEGEDARPPYGGISLGIGAFGKHTDLAYEAAQCIVSPENQAEYFVTNGNPAASTQAYEDPDVQEAFPMYDVIRDSLDQAAPRPQTPFYNEVSTGLQQTWYPPADVDPDTTPQQSTDFITAVLRGERLL
- a CDS encoding carbonic anhydrase; translation: MTSSAPASPSRTLTPAEAWATLREGNDRFVADALLHPSQGADRRRETSAAQHPHTVLFGCSDSRVAAEIIFDQGLGDMFVVRTAGHVVDTTVIGSIEYGVDVLSAPLVVVLGHDSCGAVGAAVETLTTGAQADGFVRAVVDRVIPSIAKITGAGNGSLENLDPAVLRREHVRNTVDMLRSYSVGLATAVAEGRCAIVGVEYDFAEGRAHLVEVVGDVGEAPVADA
- a CDS encoding carbohydrate ABC transporter permease, with amino-acid sequence MNAGPPAEPAPRGRHAAPPTASEDAPTRRGATTRAESRAGTGTDPRGAPDAAAKAARSDRARAEARLGWYLAGPAFVVMLAVTLYPILQAVYDSLFNYKLTAPDDRAFVGLNNYLVILSDPVWWKALWVTLLITVITVAIELVLGFALALVMHRAIKRLRGLLRTAILVPYGIITVVSAFAWFYAFDITSGYVNHWFDWVPGIGPDLNWFAQQGTSLFVIIASEVWKTTPFISLLLLAGLAQVPGDLEEAAKVDGATAWQRFTRVIVPNMKAAIMVAVLFRALDAFRIFDNVFIMTNGANGTEVLSLLAYRTSIGQLQIGMGSAISVLLFLCVVLICFVAIKLFKVDLAGARGEK